A single window of Aphidius gifuensis isolate YNYX2018 linkage group LG1, ASM1490517v1, whole genome shotgun sequence DNA harbors:
- the LOC122849115 gene encoding uncharacterized protein LOC122849115 isoform X2, whose translation MNNFEYQDDPVSSPAVNEDSFEVISDDSSDTPDNSYNEDYYKNILMNDEEIDLRIESVELSFENLQEIMNDDPLYDISDEEDNIDDTVIDNLDLNSIESGFVYSGCNMTTDKAVLELMTIHLEKKFTKSTLNCFIKLIQKLLPDCNQMPKTIYKLFEYIKQKAPPETLIKHYYCEQCRKYKETENRALICSACEKTERTKFFYELDISNQIKYLFEHRNLSSKLIPFNDPQNENIISDIRDGSEYKRVNSRPDRNLYDLTLILNTDDLSLVKSSKSNC comes from the coding sequence ATGAATAATTTCGAATACCAGGATGATCCAGTCTCTTCACCTGCTGTCAATGAAGATAGTTTTGAAGTTATCAGTGATGATAGCAGTGATACACCAGATAATAGTTACAAtgaagattattataaaaatatattaatgaatgACGAGGAGATTGATCTTAGAATCGAATCTGTAGAGTTAAGCTTTGAAAATTTGCAAGAAATCATGAACGATGATCCTCTATACGATATCAGTGATGAAGAAGATAATATCGATGATACTGTCATTGATAATTTAGATTTAAACTCTATAGAATCTGGCTTTGTTTACTCAGGTTGCAATATGACAACTGACAAAGCGGTCCTTGAACTTATGACAAtacatcttgaaaaaaaatttacgaaatCAACATTGAACtgctttataaaattaattcagaaGCTTCTTCCTGATTGCAATCAAATGCCTAAAACAATCTACAAATTATTTGAGTACATTAAGCAAAAAGCTCCTCCAGAAACActaataaaacattattattgtgaACAATGtcgaaaatataaagaaactGAGAACCGAGCATTAATTTGCAGTGCATGTGAAAAAACTGAAAgaacaaagtttttttatgaACTTGATATTTCGAATCAAATCAAATACTTATTTGAACATAGAAATCTTTCAAGTAAACTTATACCGTTCAATGATCCTCAAAACGAAAATATTATCTCTGATATTAGAGATGGGTCTGAATATAAAAGAGTGAATTCACGACCTGATCGGAATCTTTATgatttaactttaattttaaacactgATGATCTATCTTTAGTGAAAAGCAGCAAAAGTAATTGTTAG
- the LOC122849115 gene encoding uncharacterized protein LOC122849115 isoform X1, translated as MDLSDKQFSKLIRIPYRTRLTYTSHPELTCVIDGMNNFEYQDDPVSSPAVNEDSFEVISDDSSDTPDNSYNEDYYKNILMNDEEIDLRIESVELSFENLQEIMNDDPLYDISDEEDNIDDTVIDNLDLNSIESGFVYSGCNMTTDKAVLELMTIHLEKKFTKSTLNCFIKLIQKLLPDCNQMPKTIYKLFEYIKQKAPPETLIKHYYCEQCRKYKETENRALICSACEKTERTKFFYELDISNQIKYLFEHRNLSSKLIPFNDPQNENIISDIRDGSEYKRVNSRPDRNLYDLTLILNTDDLSLVKSSKSNC; from the coding sequence ATACCATATAGAACACGTCTTACGTACACAAGTCATCCCGAACTAACGTGTGTTATTGATGGAATGAATAATTTCGAATACCAGGATGATCCAGTCTCTTCACCTGCTGTCAATGAAGATAGTTTTGAAGTTATCAGTGATGATAGCAGTGATACACCAGATAATAGTTACAAtgaagattattataaaaatatattaatgaatgACGAGGAGATTGATCTTAGAATCGAATCTGTAGAGTTAAGCTTTGAAAATTTGCAAGAAATCATGAACGATGATCCTCTATACGATATCAGTGATGAAGAAGATAATATCGATGATACTGTCATTGATAATTTAGATTTAAACTCTATAGAATCTGGCTTTGTTTACTCAGGTTGCAATATGACAACTGACAAAGCGGTCCTTGAACTTATGACAAtacatcttgaaaaaaaatttacgaaatCAACATTGAACtgctttataaaattaattcagaaGCTTCTTCCTGATTGCAATCAAATGCCTAAAACAATCTACAAATTATTTGAGTACATTAAGCAAAAAGCTCCTCCAGAAACActaataaaacattattattgtgaACAATGtcgaaaatataaagaaactGAGAACCGAGCATTAATTTGCAGTGCATGTGAAAAAACTGAAAgaacaaagtttttttatgaACTTGATATTTCGAATCAAATCAAATACTTATTTGAACATAGAAATCTTTCAAGTAAACTTATACCGTTCAATGATCCTCAAAACGAAAATATTATCTCTGATATTAGAGATGGGTCTGAATATAAAAGAGTGAATTCACGACCTGATCGGAATCTTTATgatttaactttaattttaaacactgATGATCTATCTTTAGTGAAAAGCAGCAAAAGTAATTGTTAG